Genomic DNA from Chitinophagaceae bacterium:
GGCGGCACAATGTCAACATATGTCTGTATATCACGGGCACGGTTGATAATGCATTAAAAGTGTTGGTTCTATCTCTTGGATATAATGTTCATAATTTATATTTTTCATACTATTTATCAAGCCCTCTTTCCAGCCTTGTTGCATACCCTGCCCATAGGTCAAACACGGCACCTATATCAAAAGCCAACCCTCCCCGGTCACGCATCCAGTTGCAGTATATTTTACCAATAACACCAGCGCCAACCAAGCAGGGACTTCCTTCGCAAGGTGCATTGTTAAGCCACCATTCGATCTGATTAAACTGTTCCGGGTAATGCTTCAATCCACCTTCATAGGTTGACGTGAACTTCATCTCAGGTGCAATGATGTAGCTGTGAACGGTACGGATACCAAAGGCACGGCGCAATGGTTCATCTATATCCCGGCAGGAAATATAGATCACTTCTTTCTTACCCGTTAACCATTCAGCCAGCATACCGTTATAAAGCATATCGTATGCAACATCGGTACTTGTGAATTTAGTTGTGGTACAATGTGGTTTAACAACATCTTCAACACCCCGCCAATGTTTATTAAGGTCCTGCAGCCGTTCGTGCATCGGGATACCTACAATGCTGGCTTCATTGTATGCGGTGATGAGATTATGCCGGATGGCTTCTACTTCGGTCATAGTGGGTTCGTACCCCACCTGGCGCTTCATCACTGATTCAACACAAAGGCGGTAAGATGCGATGTTGTTGTTTGATTCAAGTACGATCTTTTCGCCATCACCTGCCCGGATGATTGATACCGGGCGTTTGGTTTGTAAAGTATTTAGTATGTCGGTGGCAGTGAGTGTCATAACAAATGTGTTTTATCGTTATCACCCTGCAATAACCGGTATGTATGCCATATGTAAAGGCCATCCATACGAAGTACCGGAATGCCTGCAGCACGGATACGGTTAGTGAAATCATTATCTACGCCAAGCATATTAGTAGGTCCACGATCAGAATAAACCTGTTGTTCTGCGAATTTATGGTTAACCCATACGCTGCGAGGTATAACCATACAGAAGCCGGAAACGAAACCGTGCAAAGCTGTTACTTTATAAAGACTGTTAAGATAAGCCTGTGAATAACTAAGATGTGTTTTAAAATCTGATACATCCCTTACTTGGGCAACATCGCTCTGTTGCTCCGCCCTATCATTGATCCGGTTAGTCCAGCACGTCAACACAGCGTTAGGATGCAACCGAACATACTCAGCAAGATGGACACCGTAATCAGGCGTAAGCCAGCAGGTATCACCATCCCGGAAACAGATATGCGTTACTTCATCGGATGTATTTCGGAACGCATCATTGTAGGCTTTACCCAGGTTCTTATCAGTGCTGTATGGGATTATGTCAAGTATCATATAAAAAAACAGCGTCCTTCACTCGGAGGAGATCCAGACGCTTAAGATTTTCACCGCCTCCGAACGGTATTGCAATGTAGTAAATTATTCTAACGAAACAAATTTATTTTGGCTGGCACTGATACTGCATATCATTCCCCTGTGCATCCTTTGGCGCAAAATCCCGAACATCACCACAATAATCTGTGAATTGGTTGCCTACCTGGCAAGTATAACACTGTCGGTTCTTTGTGCATGACACAGCAGAAGTGATCAGTAGTATTGCAAGGATTTTTTTCATGTTACTGTTATTCCGGTTATTTGAAGCGGGCCACCGTCCTTACCCGTTAATTCAGTTTCTGTCTTATCCTTGCAGCCCATGTTTTTCAGGGCGAAAATTGCTCCGGTAGGGTTATTTTCAAACAGCCTTCTTTCGTACCCGTTCTCAACTCTTGTACGCAAATCTTTTATTATGCAAGAATATTCATCTCTTTCCTGGTAGTCATAAAGGCTTTGCCGGTCAACAAAACCAAGCCACAAAGCAACTCCCGTGATCGTAAAAGGGTAGTTGGTGTCATCACTGAAATAATCATTAACAGCCTGTTCAAGCTGCTCAGGTGAGCTAAATTTAGGAGGTCTCCCTACGTTTGCCATACCTCAAAGATACCACCTTTTTTGATATGGCAAAATTGTTCATAGTACCATGCCTTCAGGTAGCCCATTTGTATCTCCAAAATTTCCACCGCCGGAAGGCACATCTTTACTTTTCTTTACTTTACTTTCCTTTCCTTTGTTATGTTTTGTTATAACTGTGTTATTTTTTGTTATAACGGTGTTAGAATACCCCCACCTGGACTGCATCCCACGTTTTCCAGCT
This window encodes:
- a CDS encoding DNA-packaging protein — translated: MANVGRPPKFSSPEQLEQAVNDYFSDDTNYPFTITGVALWLGFVDRQSLYDYQERDEYSCIIKDLRTRVENGYERRLFENNPTGAIFALKNMGCKDKTETELTGKDGGPLQITGITVT